A single Ziziphus jujuba cultivar Dongzao chromosome 11, ASM3175591v1 DNA region contains:
- the LOC125419270 gene encoding probable pectinesterase 53, with translation MSTTQKIFYVVAILLLFSSGQTLCHTKGLRPRNSSTRQQNKNMTQTQISELQFMKWVRFVGRLKHSVFRAAKNKLFPSITLRVSKNKASGDFTSIQDAIDSLPLVNLVRVVIKVHAGVYTEKVSIPPFKSYITIEGAGAEKTIVQWGDTAQTPGPRGQPMGTYSSATFAVNSPYFIAKNITFKNTTPVPPPGAIGKQAVAFRISADTAAFFGCRFLGAQDTLYDHLGRHYYKDCYIEGSVDFIFGNSLSLFEGCHVHAIAQNIGAVTAQGRSSILDDTGFSFVNCKVTGSGALYLGRAWGPFSRVIFAYTYMDNIIIPKGWYNWGDPSREMTVFYGQYKCTGPGASFAGRVSWSRELTDEEAKPFISLSYIDGSEWINM, from the exons ATGTCAACAACACAGAAGATATTCTATGTTGTTGCTATTCTTCTTCTATTCAGTTCAGGCCAAACATTATGCCACACCAAAGGTCTCCGACCAAGGAATTCATCTACCAGGCAACAGAACAAAAACATGACTCAGACCCAAATCTCTGAATTGCAATTCATGAAGTGGGTTAGATTTGTTGGGAGGCTCAAACACTCTGTTTTCAGAGCAGCAAAGAACAAGCTTTTCCCTTCCATTACTCTCAGAGTGTCAAAAAACAAGGCTTCTGGAGATTTCACTTCAATTCAGGACGCCATTGATTCTCTACCTTTAGTCAATCTCGTGAGAGTTGTCATCAAGGTTCATGCAGGAGTTTACAC GGAAAAGGTTAGTATACCTCCGTTCAAATCATACATAACAATAGAAGGAGCAGGGGCAGAGAAGACAATAGTTCAGTGGGGAGACACAGCTCAAACACCTGGTCCAAGAGGGCAACCCATGGGGACCTACAGTTCAGCAACTTTTGCTGTAAATTCCCCTTATTTCATTGCCAAGAACATTACATTTAAG AACACAACCCCAGTTCCACCACCAGGAGCAATAGGTAAACAAGCAGTGGCATTTAGAATATCAGCAGACACAGCAGCCTTCTTTGGGTGTAGATTCTTAGGAGCACAAGACACACTCTATGATCATCTTGGTAGGCATTATTACAAAGATTGTTACATTGAAGGCTCAGTGGATTTCATCTTTGGCAATTCACTCTCTCTATTTGAG GGATGTCACGTGCACGCCATAGCACAGAATATAGGTGCCGTAACAGCACAAGGGAGAAGCAGCATATTGGATGACACGGGGTTCTCATTTGTGAACTGTAAGGTCACGGGTTCAGGAGCTTTGTATCTTGGGAGAGCATGGGGGCCTTTCTCAAGGGTCATCTTTGCTTATACATATATGGACAACATTATCATTCCCAAAGGCTGGTATAATTGGGGTGATCCTAGCCGTGAGAt GACTGTGTTTTATGGGCAATACAAGTGCACAGGACCAGGAGCAAGCTTTGCAGGAAGGGTATCATGGTCAAGGGAACTTACTGATGAGGAAGCCAAACCCTTTATTTCACTTAGCTATATTGATGGCTCTGAATGGATTAACATGTGA